Proteins found in one Seonamhaeicola sp. S2-3 genomic segment:
- a CDS encoding alpha-L-rhamnosidase has translation MSSKLLFFKVSLLIVLLGLLSCTNKLIEKPVLLSISEGFENPMGFYNSKPTFSWKLPTSKHVKFQSAYQIVVASSEDLLPNNPDIWDSKKQESSQSTFVNYQGSELQSRQKVYWQVKYWNQDNEPSEWSEINHFELGLLKNSDWKAHWVGLDTAKDSIKGVRNFLMHRPQYLRKEFELNNQVESARLYITAKGVFDVHLNGQDVSDDVLPPGWTPYSHRIETLTYNVTNLLESGQNTLAVELASGWHSGRISRGKALYENFASPKILCQLEVTFKDGTKSTIVSDASWKGTTNGPIRLAGLYDGEVYDANLEMPKWKTNAFDDSSWKSVETENIVDSVKLEPKRHETVKTTAVLEDAEIVSTTESSVVFDMKQNMVGVPKVQVPMKKGDTLSIRFSEMLLSDGTFYTENYRSAKSTDYYIAAQDGIIEYTPKFTFHGFQFVEISGFDASVSPNSNWIKGLVQHSDFEKNGTFTSSQKKLNQLQSNITWGLRDNLLDIPTDCPQRDERLGWTGDAQVISPTAMFNYDTHAFWTAWLQSMRETQNEHDNGLVPFIIPDVLQNNSASSGWGDACVIIPWDIYNITGDKTVLEANFEMAKKWVGYYQSKAKDYIPNIHSFGDWLQPYPDKNRKTGNRGDTPRLFVNTAYFAHSAHLVSKIAGVLGKTDDQKKYNALYKAIATAFEEKFFDENGKFKNKKQTQTSYLLAIYFDLLKPETKEKAQKHLLEEIKKADNHLGTGFLGTPILPKVLDDMGEIDLMYKILFKETYPSWFYSINQGATTMWERWNSYSKAKGYNPQSMNSLNHYAYGAVGQWMYERIAGLAALEPGYKKLRIAPKPNTDFLTAASASVNTPYGAASSSWKIENGIFYLETIIPPNTTAEVIIPYGKIDNLSVNGRLFEESANLKIENSDAELVKIIANPGTYKFQLNF, from the coding sequence ATGAGTAGTAAACTGCTTTTTTTTAAAGTTAGTTTGTTAATTGTACTTTTAGGATTGCTATCCTGTACAAATAAATTAATAGAGAAACCTGTACTGTTATCAATCTCAGAAGGTTTTGAAAATCCAATGGGATTTTATAATAGCAAGCCAACATTTTCATGGAAATTACCTACTTCAAAACATGTTAAGTTTCAATCGGCCTATCAAATAGTGGTAGCCTCTTCAGAAGATTTATTGCCCAATAACCCCGATATTTGGGATTCTAAAAAGCAAGAAAGTTCACAATCTACTTTTGTGAATTATCAGGGATCTGAGTTACAGTCGCGTCAAAAAGTATATTGGCAAGTAAAATATTGGAATCAAGATAATGAGCCTTCCGAATGGAGTGAAATCAATCACTTTGAATTAGGTTTATTAAAAAATTCAGACTGGAAAGCGCATTGGGTAGGGTTAGATACAGCAAAGGATAGCATTAAAGGCGTACGTAACTTTTTAATGCACAGACCTCAATATTTAAGAAAAGAGTTTGAATTAAATAATCAAGTTGAATCTGCAAGACTTTATATTACAGCCAAGGGGGTTTTTGATGTACATTTAAACGGACAGGATGTAAGCGACGATGTATTGCCACCAGGTTGGACGCCATATAGTCATCGTATAGAAACCTTAACATATAATGTTACTAATTTATTAGAATCTGGACAAAACACCTTAGCTGTAGAATTGGCATCGGGTTGGCATTCAGGAAGAATAAGCAGAGGAAAGGCGCTTTACGAAAATTTCGCCTCGCCAAAAATTCTTTGTCAGTTAGAAGTTACCTTTAAAGATGGTACAAAAAGTACTATAGTTTCAGATGCATCTTGGAAAGGCACAACCAATGGTCCCATAAGATTGGCAGGCCTATATGATGGTGAAGTGTATGATGCCAATCTAGAAATGCCAAAATGGAAAACAAACGCTTTTGATGATTCAAGTTGGAAATCTGTTGAAACTGAAAACATTGTTGATTCGGTAAAACTAGAACCCAAACGCCATGAAACGGTAAAAACAACCGCTGTTTTAGAAGATGCAGAAATTGTTTCGACTACAGAATCTTCAGTAGTTTTCGATATGAAACAAAATATGGTTGGTGTACCAAAAGTACAGGTGCCCATGAAAAAAGGCGATACACTTAGCATTCGTTTTTCAGAAATGTTGTTGTCTGATGGTACGTTTTATACCGAAAATTACCGTTCAGCAAAATCAACCGATTATTACATCGCAGCTCAAGATGGCATTATCGAATACACGCCAAAATTTACCTTCCATGGCTTTCAATTTGTAGAAATATCAGGGTTTGATGCTTCGGTAAGTCCCAATTCAAATTGGATAAAAGGATTGGTGCAGCATTCCGATTTTGAAAAAAATGGAACATTTACCTCTTCTCAAAAAAAATTAAACCAACTGCAAAGCAACATCACTTGGGGTTTACGTGATAATCTTTTGGATATCCCAACGGACTGCCCGCAGCGAGATGAACGCTTAGGATGGACGGGAGATGCTCAAGTGATTTCGCCAACCGCCATGTTTAATTATGATACCCACGCCTTTTGGACCGCTTGGTTACAAAGTATGCGCGAAACACAAAACGAACACGATAATGGTTTAGTGCCATTTATTATTCCAGATGTGCTTCAAAATAACAGTGCTAGTTCTGGGTGGGGAGATGCTTGTGTTATTATTCCATGGGATATTTATAACATCACGGGAGACAAAACCGTATTGGAAGCGAATTTTGAAATGGCCAAAAAATGGGTGGGTTACTACCAATCTAAAGCCAAAGATTATATTCCAAATATTCATTCTTTTGGAGATTGGTTACAGCCTTATCCCGATAAAAACAGAAAAACGGGCAATAGAGGCGATACGCCAAGACTATTTGTAAACACAGCGTATTTTGCGCATTCAGCCCATTTAGTATCCAAAATAGCTGGTGTGCTTGGTAAAACTGATGACCAAAAGAAATATAATGCTTTATATAAAGCTATCGCTACTGCTTTTGAAGAAAAGTTTTTTGATGAAAACGGAAAGTTTAAAAACAAAAAACAAACTCAAACCAGTTATTTACTGGCTATATATTTCGATTTATTAAAACCTGAAACCAAAGAAAAAGCACAAAAACATTTGCTTGAAGAAATAAAAAAAGCCGATAACCATTTAGGTACTGGCTTTTTAGGAACTCCAATATTACCAAAGGTATTGGATGATATGGGTGAGATTGATTTAATGTATAAAATCTTATTTAAAGAAACCTATCCATCGTGGTTTTATTCAATCAATCAAGGCGCCACCACCATGTGGGAACGTTGGAACAGCTATAGTAAAGCAAAAGGGTACAACCCACAAAGTATGAACAGCCTAAACCACTATGCCTACGGAGCTGTTGGCCAGTGGATGTATGAGCGCATTGCTGGTTTAGCAGCATTAGAACCAGGGTATAAAAAATTAAGAATAGCTCCAAAACCAAATACCGATTTTTTAACTGCGGCATCGGCAAGTGTTAATACACCTTACGGAGCAGCATCATCCTCATGGAAAATTGAAAATGGTATATTTTATTTAGAAACAATTATTCCTCCAAACACCACAGCCGAAGTTATTATTCCTTATGGTAAAATCGATAATTTATCGGTTAATGGCAGACTGTTTGAGGAAAGTGCAAACTTAAAAATAGAAAATTCAGATGCTGAATTAGTTAAAATAATAGCTAATCCGGGTACTTATAAATTTCAACTAAACTTTTAA
- a CDS encoding RagB/SusD family nutrient uptake outer membrane protein → MKTKYIILYISIIFSCFSCEEFLEEEPRSLIAPETFFASENDARQAINGVYAILKNNSIYGQVGLDVFYDNGADIIEPNRSANIFEPIGNYSVNEAIADVSVQRMSVSDTWKDLYRVINNANIIISRVADNDAITADAQTEIIAESRFLRALSYWHITNLWGDAPYYTDALGIDEIKVLGRTDESVIIDGIIDDLQFAQANLNDAYIGDDSGRASKWAAAIIEAKIYMQQKQWQQGLDKCLEIINQSPHSLLPNYADVFDPDNEYNSEIIWSLDFAKDIRGQFEEGTLRPDGSFPSVFGNGNWRPSMFAPRLRDEPKNSGEREALADALEAQGEAFNGTGLQVASKDFAEKFPTNDLRRSLNIVDNYLGYDLNFPYMAKFWNLSTTDSPRFNHKDNRLVFRLADVHLMAAECENERPGGDPTVAYGYIKEIRERAYETVAEAEAIKGLSQKEFREAIYDERKWELAGECMRRYDLIRWGILLDVVQNLEYRFWNPAGNIRSWHVKLPIPLQELQNNPNLLESDPSNNGYRN, encoded by the coding sequence ATGAAAACTAAATATATAATTTTATACATCTCTATAATATTCTCATGTTTTAGTTGTGAGGAATTTTTAGAAGAAGAACCACGCTCACTTATTGCACCAGAAACTTTTTTTGCATCTGAAAACGATGCTCGTCAAGCTATTAATGGTGTTTATGCTATTTTAAAAAATAATTCTATTTATGGTCAAGTTGGTCTAGATGTTTTTTATGATAATGGAGCAGATATTATAGAGCCCAACCGTTCGGCTAATATATTTGAGCCTATAGGTAATTATTCTGTAAATGAGGCTATAGCTGATGTTTCTGTTCAAAGGATGAGTGTCTCAGATACCTGGAAAGATTTGTACCGCGTAATAAACAATGCAAACATTATAATTTCTAGAGTAGCAGATAATGATGCTATAACGGCTGATGCTCAAACAGAAATTATAGCAGAAAGTCGCTTTTTAAGAGCATTATCTTATTGGCATATTACTAACCTTTGGGGCGATGCACCATATTATACCGATGCTCTGGGAATTGATGAGATTAAAGTGTTGGGTAGAACTGATGAGAGTGTTATTATTGATGGTATTATTGATGATTTACAATTTGCCCAAGCCAATTTAAATGATGCTTATATTGGTGATGATAGCGGTAGAGCCTCAAAATGGGCAGCAGCTATTATTGAAGCAAAAATATATATGCAACAAAAACAATGGCAGCAGGGGCTTGATAAGTGTTTGGAAATCATAAACCAATCTCCGCATAGTTTATTACCTAATTATGCCGATGTTTTTGATCCAGATAATGAGTATAACTCCGAAATTATATGGTCTTTAGATTTTGCAAAAGACATAAGAGGGCAGTTTGAAGAGGGTACGCTAAGGCCAGATGGTAGTTTTCCTAGTGTTTTTGGTAACGGTAACTGGAGGCCAAGTATGTTTGCTCCTCGTTTAAGAGACGAACCTAAAAATTCAGGCGAAAGAGAAGCTTTAGCTGATGCGCTTGAGGCACAAGGTGAAGCCTTTAACGGTACTGGTTTACAGGTAGCTTCTAAAGACTTTGCTGAAAAATTTCCAACTAACGATTTAAGGAGATCTTTAAACATTGTAGATAACTATTTGGGGTACGATTTAAACTTTCCGTACATGGCTAAGTTTTGGAACTTGAGCACCACAGATTCGCCACGTTTTAACCATAAAGATAACAGGTTGGTATTTCGTTTGGCAGATGTGCATCTAATGGCTGCAGAATGTGAAAACGAGCGTCCTGGAGGAGATCCTACGGTAGCTTATGGTTATATAAAAGAAATTAGAGAACGTGCGTATGAAACAGTAGCCGAAGCAGAGGCTATAAAAGGCTTAAGTCAGAAAGAATTTAGAGAGGCTATTTATGATGAACGCAAATGGGAATTGGCCGGAGAATGTATGAGACGCTACGATTTAATTCGTTGGGGTATATTATTAGATGTAGTTCAGAATTTAGAATATAGATTTTGGAATCCTGCAGGAAATATAAGGTCGTGGCACGTTAAACTTCCTATACCTCTACAAGAATTACAAAATAACCCCAATTTACTGGAATCAGATCCATCTAATAATGGGTACAGAAATTAA
- a CDS encoding beta-xylosidase → MKKILFITVTAVFFMGCKTEESNLNSNSKKDSEIAQKVKQLVDEMTLDEKIAEMTQDAPANERLGIPAMKYGEALHGLWLVLDYYGNTTVYPQAVACASTWEPELIKKMASQTAREARALGVTHCYSPNLDVYAGDARYGRVEESYGEDPYLVSRMGVAFIEGLQGTGDEQFDENHVMATAKHFVGYPENRRGINGGFSDMSERRLREVYLPPFEAAVKEAGVACVMPGHQDFNGVPCHMNTWLLNDILRDELGFNGFIVSDNNDVGRLETMHFIAENRTEAAILGLKAGVDMDLVIGKNVDLATYHANVLKDTVKKNSSLMKYIDKATSRILTAKYKLGLFDTEPKEINPETVEAGTDEHREFALEIAEKSIIMLKNDNNLLPLDVSKIKSLAVIGPNAHEERPKKGTYKLLGGYSGLPPYYVSVLDGLKNKVGDSVKINYAKGCDIDSFSKDGFPEAISAAKKSDAIVLVVGSSHKTCGEGGDRSDLDLYGVQNELVEAIHKTGKPVIVVLINGRPLSINYIAENIPSVLETWYGGMRAGDAVANVIFGDVNPGGKLTMSFPRSVGQVPVTYLERPDFIGSGKGKYRFSDKSPLFPFGYGLSYTTFEYGTPKLENETISVDGSTTVSVEVTNTGDRAGDEVVQMYVRDDYASVGRYLKLLKGFERITLKPGETKTVSFNLGFDELNILNQDMKKVVEPGTFTISVGTSSLEKDLQKVILSVK, encoded by the coding sequence ATGAAAAAAATACTCTTTATCACTGTAACTGCTGTCTTTTTTATGGGATGTAAAACAGAAGAATCAAATCTAAATTCTAACAGTAAAAAAGACTCAGAAATTGCTCAAAAAGTAAAGCAATTAGTAGATGAAATGACATTAGATGAAAAGATAGCAGAAATGACTCAAGATGCACCAGCAAATGAAAGATTGGGTATTCCTGCTATGAAATACGGAGAAGCATTACATGGATTATGGCTTGTTCTCGATTATTATGGCAATACAACGGTTTATCCGCAAGCGGTAGCTTGTGCCTCAACTTGGGAACCTGAACTAATAAAGAAAATGGCATCTCAAACAGCACGAGAGGCTCGTGCCTTAGGGGTTACACATTGCTATTCACCAAATTTAGATGTTTATGCTGGCGATGCGCGCTATGGACGTGTTGAAGAATCTTATGGTGAAGATCCTTATTTGGTGTCGCGAATGGGGGTAGCATTTATTGAAGGTTTACAAGGCACAGGTGATGAGCAATTCGATGAAAATCATGTCATGGCAACTGCTAAACATTTTGTTGGATATCCCGAAAATAGGCGAGGTATAAATGGAGGTTTTAGCGATATGTCCGAACGTCGTTTGCGTGAGGTTTACCTTCCACCATTCGAGGCAGCAGTAAAAGAAGCTGGGGTAGCTTGTGTTATGCCAGGACACCAAGATTTTAACGGGGTGCCTTGTCATATGAATACATGGCTGTTAAACGATATCTTAAGAGATGAGCTCGGTTTTAATGGCTTTATTGTTTCTGATAATAATGATGTTGGAAGACTAGAAACTATGCATTTTATTGCTGAAAATAGGACTGAAGCCGCTATTTTAGGATTAAAAGCCGGTGTTGATATGGATTTGGTAATTGGGAAAAACGTTGATCTCGCAACGTATCATGCCAATGTTTTGAAGGATACGGTAAAGAAGAATTCTTCCTTAATGAAGTATATCGATAAAGCCACATCTCGCATTTTAACGGCAAAATATAAATTAGGCCTATTTGATACAGAACCAAAAGAAATTAACCCAGAAACTGTAGAAGCTGGCACCGATGAACATCGTGAGTTTGCATTAGAGATTGCCGAAAAATCTATTATCATGCTTAAAAATGATAATAATCTCTTACCGCTTGATGTATCAAAAATAAAATCTTTAGCCGTAATTGGTCCTAATGCTCATGAAGAACGACCAAAAAAGGGAACCTACAAACTACTGGGAGGATATTCTGGATTACCACCATATTATGTCTCGGTTTTAGATGGTTTAAAGAATAAAGTGGGAGATAGCGTAAAAATAAACTACGCTAAAGGTTGTGATATTGATAGTTTTTCAAAAGATGGATTTCCTGAAGCTATTTCTGCAGCAAAAAAATCAGATGCTATTGTTTTAGTTGTGGGGAGTTCTCACAAAACATGTGGTGAAGGAGGTGATCGTTCAGACCTTGATTTGTATGGCGTTCAAAATGAGTTAGTAGAAGCCATTCATAAAACAGGAAAACCTGTAATTGTGGTTTTAATTAATGGTCGTCCATTGAGTATTAACTATATAGCCGAAAATATACCGTCTGTACTTGAAACGTGGTATGGTGGTATGCGAGCAGGTGATGCTGTTGCCAATGTAATATTTGGAGATGTAAATCCAGGTGGTAAGCTAACAATGTCTTTTCCGCGTTCCGTAGGGCAGGTTCCAGTAACTTATTTGGAGCGTCCGGATTTTATTGGATCTGGAAAAGGAAAGTATCGATTTAGCGATAAATCACCGTTATTTCCATTTGGCTACGGTTTAAGTTATACAACTTTTGAATATGGTACCCCAAAGCTTGAAAACGAAACCATTTCAGTAGATGGTTCCACTACTGTTTCTGTAGAGGTTACCAATACTGGAGATAGAGCGGGTGATGAGGTGGTGCAAATGTATGTGCGTGATGATTATGCATCAGTTGGTAGATATTTAAAACTATTAAAAGGTTTTGAGCGTATTACATTAAAGCCAGGAGAAACTAAAACAGTTAGTTTTAATTTAGGGTTTGATGAACTGAATATACTGAATCAAGATATGAAAAAAGTTGTAGAACCAGGTACTTTTACTATTTCTGTGGGCACATCTTCTTTAGAAAAAGATTTACAAAAAGTAATACTTAGTGTGAAATAA
- a CDS encoding T9SS type A sorting domain-containing protein, with protein MKKITLKISTFLLFAMLAFQVQGQALWTENGVYKISTSGLSPNLYMTINLEAAEGDPFVEWQEELPGDDEKQLFTITDHRTPASPGLMEITANVNGIDLTLCTADDSAHPALTLTVKPGNPKTVVENSEDYSGLDQFQRRKTKVDENGLADSNGSNPANGNNALFLRNTQGTNSRYGVIPSAVGDPVQFDGGGIDVLQFHLVESLSTADFDTSSIFVSNPVNNALSIKGLTANVKQVSVYSLLGQEVLSRKVDEQSSLTIDTSALTSGVYLVKMQGDSGSYTKKIVKQ; from the coding sequence ATGAAAAAAATTACATTAAAAATTAGCACATTTTTATTATTTGCCATGTTAGCATTTCAGGTACAGGGGCAAGCATTATGGACTGAGAACGGTGTCTATAAAATTTCAACATCAGGTTTGAGCCCGAATCTTTATATGACAATTAATCTAGAAGCTGCCGAAGGGGATCCTTTTGTAGAATGGCAAGAAGAATTACCAGGTGATGATGAAAAACAACTTTTTACTATAACAGATCATAGAACCCCAGCTTCTCCAGGTTTAATGGAAATTACTGCAAACGTTAATGGTATAGACCTTACCTTGTGTACAGCTGATGATTCAGCTCATCCTGCTCTAACCCTTACTGTTAAACCAGGTAACCCGAAAACTGTAGTAGAAAATTCAGAAGATTATTCGGGGCTAGATCAGTTTCAAAGAAGAAAAACCAAAGTTGATGAAAATGGACTTGCTGATTCTAATGGATCTAACCCAGCAAATGGAAACAATGCATTGTTTTTAAGAAATACACAAGGTACTAATTCAAGATATGGTGTAATTCCATCTGCAGTAGGTGACCCTGTTCAGTTTGATGGAGGAGGAATTGACGTGCTTCAATTCCATTTAGTAGAGTCATTAAGTACTGCAGACTTTGATACAAGTTCTATATTTGTTTCAAATCCTGTAAACAACGCATTAAGTATTAAAGGACTTACTGCTAATGTTAAGCAAGTATCTGTATATTCTTTACTTGGGCAAGAAGTGTTAAGTAGAAAAGTAGATGAACAATCATCTCTTACTATAGATACAAGTGCTTTAACAAGTGGTGTTTATCTTGTTAAAATGCAAGGAGATAGTGGTTCTTATACCAAAAAAATTGTAAAACAGTAA
- the rhaM gene encoding L-rhamnose mutarotase, with protein MQRLAFKMKLNKGQKEAYKKRHNQIWPELKQLLKDSGVSEYSIFLDEETNTLFAFQKVSGKGGSQDLANNEIVKKWWDFMADIMEVNPDNSPVSIPLEEVFYLE; from the coding sequence ATGCAAAGACTAGCATTTAAAATGAAATTAAACAAAGGTCAAAAAGAAGCTTATAAAAAAAGACACAATCAAATATGGCCAGAATTAAAGCAACTACTTAAAGATAGTGGGGTAAGCGAGTATTCAATTTTTTTAGATGAAGAAACAAATACATTATTTGCATTTCAAAAAGTATCTGGAAAAGGAGGTTCACAAGATTTAGCTAATAATGAGATTGTAAAAAAATGGTGGGACTTTATGGCAGATATTATGGAGGTTAACCCAGATAATTCTCCAGTATCTATTCCTTTAGAAGAAGTGTTTTATCTAGAATAA
- a CDS encoding SusC/RagA family TonB-linked outer membrane protein, whose product MVVGTNFNLNNINSNDIKSIEILKDASSIAIYGSRGANGVVLVTTKNGSGAGAGKPEVSVNLYTSMQLVPELPDMLSQEEQIAFTNESAEFRSAALPFPNDPSTYPDNDWFDLLLGTAPIFNTDVSISGATDNVNYYTSLNYFNQEGIVESTGIEKYIFRSNLDIKLSDKLKAGFRINYSRIEQDNGNASFGNAFATLRTQPIYNEDGTFNGFDEVVSAPWSNPIANIALNTNETFSNNLLGSMYLEYKPSPKWVIRSTFSPEFNNTKQNKFTSSQSPNLLYLGEGGNASVRTVASSGWNNENTVQYQSDFGGNHTITALAGASFQKVSTEITEAEAFGITSDAAGFNNLGFSDPIRSKVSSDYNSFQIASFFGRLNYSYKDKYLLTLVGRTDGSSVFAPGNQYEFYPSIAGAWKVTEEPFMQNQSVFQDLKLRASYGKSGNQAIEPYRTKGVLVEANTTVNGVEQPGLTLGRPSNPNLQWETTNSLDIALEASLFGGKVFTELNYYYKKTNDLLLDVTIPRQTGFDTQLQNVGSLENKGWEFMLNTTNISNANFNWNSTLTLSSNQNKILELGDVDFIDVTVDAILGSGNTRLIVGESVPVFTGVPFLGTWKSQEEIDASSLTSEEKNKQVVGGSRFDDVNGDGIISVEDAVVLGSPLPDLIFGLENSFSYKNWDFSFYFQGTIGNEVYNLRTRNHYFNRGETTKFAELADRWTPDNPNSNIPRAGADSVTSTSPNSEYVEDGSHLRLKTARIAYNLPVEKMGLNSLKNATIYFSGSNLLLISDFRLIDPESSRFGRDGLGNIAQGYNDGSYPNPRVLTLGLNVTF is encoded by the coding sequence TAGAGGGGCAAATGGTGTTGTTTTGGTAACTACTAAAAATGGTTCTGGAGCAGGTGCAGGAAAACCAGAGGTTAGTGTAAACTTATATACAAGTATGCAGTTAGTGCCAGAATTACCAGATATGTTGTCTCAGGAGGAACAAATTGCATTTACAAATGAAAGTGCAGAATTCAGATCGGCAGCATTACCGTTTCCTAATGATCCATCTACCTACCCAGATAATGATTGGTTTGATTTATTATTAGGTACAGCACCAATTTTTAATACCGATGTATCTATATCTGGAGCAACAGATAACGTTAATTATTATACGTCTTTAAATTACTTTAACCAAGAAGGTATTGTAGAGAGTACTGGGATAGAAAAATATATTTTTAGAAGTAATTTAGATATTAAATTAAGCGATAAACTAAAAGCAGGTTTTAGAATTAACTATTCTAGAATAGAGCAAGATAACGGGAATGCTAGTTTTGGTAATGCCTTTGCCACTTTAAGAACCCAGCCTATTTATAATGAAGATGGTACTTTTAATGGGTTTGATGAAGTAGTGAGTGCACCATGGTCTAACCCAATAGCTAATATTGCTTTAAATACCAACGAGACGTTTTCTAATAATCTTCTGGGGTCAATGTACTTAGAGTATAAGCCTTCTCCAAAATGGGTGATTCGTTCAACCTTTAGTCCAGAATTTAACAACACTAAACAAAACAAGTTTACGTCTAGTCAAAGCCCCAATTTATTATATTTAGGAGAAGGAGGTAATGCAAGTGTAAGAACTGTTGCTAGTAGTGGATGGAACAATGAAAACACAGTTCAATACCAATCAGATTTTGGAGGAAACCACACTATCACCGCTTTAGCAGGTGCTTCTTTTCAAAAGGTGTCTACTGAAATTACAGAGGCTGAAGCTTTCGGAATTACTAGTGATGCCGCTGGATTTAATAACTTAGGTTTTTCAGATCCAATAAGGTCTAAAGTAAGTAGTGATTACAATAGTTTCCAGATAGCATCGTTTTTTGGAAGACTTAATTATTCATATAAAGACAAATACTTACTAACTTTAGTAGGGCGAACAGATGGAAGTTCGGTTTTTGCGCCAGGAAATCAATATGAATTTTATCCATCTATAGCAGGAGCTTGGAAAGTAACTGAAGAGCCTTTTATGCAAAACCAATCAGTATTTCAAGATTTAAAATTAAGAGCTAGTTACGGTAAATCAGGTAACCAAGCTATAGAACCTTACAGGACAAAAGGGGTTTTGGTAGAAGCTAACACTACTGTTAATGGAGTAGAACAACCAGGTTTAACACTAGGAAGACCTTCAAATCCTAACTTACAATGGGAAACAACTAATTCTTTAGATATTGCTTTAGAAGCATCTCTTTTTGGAGGTAAAGTGTTTACTGAATTAAACTATTACTATAAAAAAACTAACGATTTACTTTTAGATGTTACCATCCCAAGGCAAACAGGTTTTGACACCCAATTACAAAATGTAGGTTCTTTAGAGAACAAAGGTTGGGAGTTTATGTTAAATACAACTAATATAAGTAACGCAAACTTTAACTGGAATTCAACATTAACGCTATCTTCTAATCAAAATAAAATTTTAGAACTTGGGGATGTAGATTTTATCGATGTTACTGTTGATGCTATTTTAGGCTCAGGAAATACACGTTTAATAGTAGGAGAGTCAGTTCCTGTTTTTACTGGAGTACCATTTTTAGGGACTTGGAAAAGCCAAGAAGAAATTGATGCTTCAAGTTTAACTTCTGAGGAAAAAAATAAACAGGTTGTTGGTGGCTCTAGGTTTGATGATGTAAATGGAGATGGTATTATTTCAGTTGAAGACGCAGTAGTGTTAGGAAGTCCTTTACCCGATTTAATCTTTGGGTTAGAAAATTCATTTTCATACAAAAACTGGGATTTTTCATTTTACTTCCAAGGAACAATAGGGAACGAAGTGTATAATTTAAGAACCCGAAATCACTATTTCAATAGAGGAGAAACTACCAAGTTTGCAGAACTTGCAGACCGTTGGACACCAGATAACCCAAATTCTAACATTCCAAGAGCTGGTGCAGACTCTGTTACTAGCACCTCCCCAAACTCAGAATACGTTGAAGATGGTTCTCATTTAAGGTTAAAAACGGCAAGGATAGCATATAACCTTCCAGTTGAAAAAATGGGGCTTAATAGTTTAAAAAATGCTACTATATACTTCTCAGGAAGTAATTTGCTCTTAATTTCTGATTTTAGATTGATAGATCCAGAATCAAGTAGATTTGGTCGCGATGGTTTAGGTAATATAGCACAAGGTTATAACGATGGGTCGTACCCTAATCCACGAGTTTTAACCCTTGGTTTAAATGTAACTTTTTAA